The nucleotide sequence TTGGATAAACAAAAGATGAGCCGTATTGAATCTTGAGGCGCTCAACGGCGTCCGTGTCGTCACTTGCCCATGCCTGCGGTGCATAGTAGAGCATGCCGGCATCAAACCGTCCCCCGCCTCCGGCACACGATTCAAACAGGACGTCCGGATACTTCTCGGTCAATCTTTCATATAATTCATAGACTCCGAGAATGTAGCGGTGGAAAAATTCACCCTGCCGGTCCTGTCCAAGCGCTGCGGAGTAAGCCTCCGTGATGTTTCTGTTCATATCCCATTTGATGTAGCTGAGCTTTGCCGACTCGATGATGGAGGACATCCGCTCATACAGATAATCAACGACTTCACCTCGCGTATAGTCGAGCACCCACTGATTTCGTCCGTATGTGACCGGCCGCTCAGGGTCATGAATCACCCATTCAGGATGCCTCGTGAAAAGATCGCTCTCCTCAGAAATCATTTCCGGCTCAAACCAGAGACCGAATTTCAGCCCTTCGCTGCGGACCGCATCAGCCAGGGCATCGATGCCTTCAGGCAGCTTGTTCAGGTCGACGAACCAGTCTCCGAGGGAAGTTGTATCATCATTGCGCTTTCCAAACCAGCCATCATCAAGGACAAACAGCTCAACACCGAGCTCTTTAGCCTGCTTTGCAATCGCCGTAATCTTTTCAGCGTTAAAATCGAAATACGTGGCTTCCCAGTTGTTGATCAGAACCGGACGGTCCCGCTTCTGCCAGACTGGTGCGATAAGGTGCTCCCTGAACAGGTTGTGCGTGGACTGCGTGAGCCCGTTCAGTCCTTCATCTGAATACGTCAGAATGGCTTCAGGTGTATGAAACACTTCGCCCGGGGCCAGATGCCAGCTGAACTGAAACGGATGGATTCCCATCTGGATGCGTGCTGCATCGTAGTGATCAACTTCCGCCTGGGCTAAAAAGTTGCCGCTGTATACGAACTGGAAGCTGTACGCTTCTCCGGAAGTTTCTGTTGTATTTGCACGTTTAAACGCCATATACGGATTGTGGTGATGCGAGCTTGCACCTCTTATGCTAGAGATGGACTGGATGCCCGTCTGAAGCTTCCGTTCTTTTAAATGGCGTTCCCTTGACCATGTACCGGCAAGATGCACCATCGTAAAATCACTGTCCGAAAGGTCGAGGGAAAGACTCATCAACCTCTCAATGTCGACCGGCTGCTCCCCTTCATTTTCAAGACTAGCGTGACGGGCAATGGATGCGGAATGTTCAAAAATCGTATAATAAAGCTTCAATGTCAGCTTTCTCAGTTTATCTGTGAGCGAGATGATCAATGTGCTGGCATCACCCGCATTCGCAAATGTTGCAGGAAGTCCCGGAATCCGCTCTTTTCCTTCCTTTATTTCAAAAGATGTAAATTCAAACTTGCTTACAGAACTTCCGCCCGGATGCCTCAGGGAGATGGCCGGTTCTCTGAAATCACTCGTGCCGTACACCGGATATTCCTGGCATACTGTCTCAAGGGAAAAAGCCGGATCATCCTTTTCAGGGTGGCAGCTTGCTGCTGTCGGAATGTGATAGGCGGCAAAATGGGAAAAGTCAGGCTGGTGATTCAGCCGTTTTCCGTAGTACAGCTGGCCAAGCTCCCCGTTTTTCATCACATGAAAGATATAGCTGACCGTTTTGTTTGCAAGGTGGAATTGGTTGCGTTCTTCATTCATGAATATAGGCATCGCAGTATGCTCCTTTAGCCGAGTTTTGGTTCGTCCGTAAACGTGATGCAGCAGGTTTCATTACCCTCAAGCTCCATCACGAGAATGTCATTCTTTCCTTGTTTCAAAAGCGGGCCCGGAACGTACAGACGCTGCTGCGGACCTTCTGTCACCCAGTAGCGTCCGAGGTTAAACCCGTTTACCCAGACATTTCCTTTTGTCCATCCTTCAAGATCAATAAAGGTATCTGCCGGCGCGTCTGCCGTCATCTCCCCTTTGTAAAAGCGCGGATAGCGTTCGTCTTTTCCTTCTATAAAAGCAAAATCCGCATCATCCATCTCAAGCGGATAAACCTCCCAGTGGAACCAGTACTGATTTCCGATCCAGAGATTTTCAGTGATGCCTTTTTTGTCCTTTAAGTGCTTGCCGTAGTTTACGCGGCCCATGTTTTCCACGAATACCTCAAGTATGTTTTCCTCATGTGGAAACGAAAGGGTAATCGTTTTTTCCGGATCATTCCGGTATATGGTGCGTTCAAGCTTTCCGTTGATATAGATAAACGCTCTGTCGCGAATCGGCGCGGTGTCCATTTCAAGGTCGCCCTGTTTCGTAATCACTGTTTTATAAAGAATATAGCCGTAATTCTGGTCGAGCTCCTCCATCGGTTTCGGAGCGATAACCGTTTTAGGCTCCAGTGTGCTGATATAATCAAACACGCTCATCTTGGCGTCCAGATTCACTTTGCCGTAGCTTTTCTTAACAGAAGGTGCCGGATTTTCCTCCGGTACTTCTCTGTATTTTGAAAGAACGTTTTTTACCGCAAAGTACTTTTCACCAGGGTCTCCCCATTCGGTTAAAAGAGCATCATAGTCATAGCTTGTAATGGTCGGCGTGTAGAACTCATAATGGTTGGCGCCGTTCATAAAACCGAAATTTGTTCCGCCATGGAACATATAGAAATTCACGGACGCACCCTGTGAGATCATTTTTTCATATTCTGCAGCAACATCAGCGGCTTCCCGCGTGTGATGCTCTCCCCCCCAATGATCGAACCAGCCAATCCAAAATTCGGCACACATTTTCGGGGAGTTTGGTCGAAACGTTTCGAGTGCGGCAAAGGCTTCCCCCGAGCGGGAGCCGAAATTCAAGGTTGTCACAGCATCCTGCATGGAGCCGTGCTGAATGAATTCGGGTCCGTCCGAGGTGAAGAGCAGAACATCAATGCCTGCTTTTTTAAAAAGATCTGCTGATGCATTCAGATACTGCAGGTCATTTCCGTAGGCGCCGTACTCATTTTCCACCTGTACGGCAATGACCGGGCCGCCGTTTGACGATAGATGCGGCACAATTTTCGGCAGCAGCACATCAAAGTACGATGCCAGATGATCAAAGAACACTGGATCTGAGCTTCGGAGCACCATGCCAGGCTCTTTCAGAAGCCAGCCGGGAAAGCCTCCGAATTCCCACTCGGCACAAATGTAAGGTGCCGGTCTGAGAATGACATACAGACCAAGCTCTTCTGCTTTTTTAATAAAGCCTTCAAGATCTGCCATGGCTTCAAAGCAGTACTGGCCTTTTTTCGGTTCATGGACATTCCACGGAATATACGTTTCGACTGTGTTCAGACCGAGCTGCTTCAGTTTCAGCAGCCGGTCCTCCCAGTACTCGGGAACAACGCGGAAATAATGAATGCTTCCCGATAGGATCTGAAACGGTTCTCCGTTTAAATAAAAGTGGTTCCCCTTTGTTGTCAGCATTTTGTTTTCCCCCTATTTAACAGCGCTTCCAAGCATTCCTGAGATAAACTGCTTCTGCAGCACCAAGAAGAAAACGATAATTGGAACGGTTGCAATGGATACACCCATCATCACCTGGCCGTAGTCAATATAAGAAAGACCCATCAGTGTCGATAGTGCGACAGGGAACGTGTACATGCCCGCATCGTTCAGAATAACAAGCGGCCACATAAAGTTGTTCCATTGCGTCATGAACAGGAAGATGGATGCGGCAGCAAGCGCCGGGCGCATGGATGGAGCCACAACTTTGAAGAAAATCTTGAGTTCTCCTGCACCGTCAAGTCTTGCCGCTTCGATCAGCTCCGTCGGGAACGCAAGGAAGTTCTGTCTTAAAAGAAAGATTGCAAACGGATAGCAAAGCTGCGGCGCGATGACCGCAAAATACGTATTTAAAAGATTCAGCTCTGACATCATGCGGAACAGCGGAATCATCGTTGCCTGATACGGAATCATCATTGATAAAAGGAACGCTGTGAAAATAAAGTTTCTGCCTTTAAATTCGAATTTTGCAAGTGCATAGGCGGCAAGCGAACAAACAGCAAGTGCCGCAACTACATATAAGAGAGACACAAACAGCGAATTGAACATCACCTGAGGAATGTTGATCGATGCATTCAGGTTCTGGAAGTTCGTCATCAGCTGATCGCCGGGCGTGAGTGTAGGCGGGTTTGTGAACATCTTGCCCGATTCATTTGTCGCCCCGATAAACATCCAGTAAAACGGGAAAATC is from Bacillus sp. FSL H8-0547 and encodes:
- a CDS encoding alpha-galactosidase, producing the protein MPIFMNEERNQFHLANKTVSYIFHVMKNGELGQLYYGKRLNHQPDFSHFAAYHIPTAASCHPEKDDPAFSLETVCQEYPVYGTSDFREPAISLRHPGGSSVSKFEFTSFEIKEGKERIPGLPATFANAGDASTLIISLTDKLRKLTLKLYYTIFEHSASIARHASLENEGEQPVDIERLMSLSLDLSDSDFTMVHLAGTWSRERHLKERKLQTGIQSISSIRGASSHHHNPYMAFKRANTTETSGEAYSFQFVYSGNFLAQAEVDHYDAARIQMGIHPFQFSWHLAPGEVFHTPEAILTYSDEGLNGLTQSTHNLFREHLIAPVWQKRDRPVLINNWEATYFDFNAEKITAIAKQAKELGVELFVLDDGWFGKRNDDTTSLGDWFVDLNKLPEGIDALADAVRSEGLKFGLWFEPEMISEESDLFTRHPEWVIHDPERPVTYGRNQWVLDYTRGEVVDYLYERMSSIIESAKLSYIKWDMNRNITEAYSAALGQDRQGEFFHRYILGVYELYERLTEKYPDVLFESCAGGGGRFDAGMLYYAPQAWASDDTDAVERLKIQYGSSFVYPIYSIGSHVSDVPNHQTLRKTSLKMRGDAAYFGTFGYELDPNKMTEEEKADVKKQIETYKSHRTLVRNGDFHRLISPFESNETAWMIVSKDRSEALVGWYQVLAEATPKKIRTLKLAGLEADSTYKVDGAAYGGDELMQRGIPLPVQYNGVNKQMAERGGDFQSHVFYLTKNGG
- a CDS encoding beta-galactosidase, with amino-acid sequence MLTTKGNHFYLNGEPFQILSGSIHYFRVVPEYWEDRLLKLKQLGLNTVETYIPWNVHEPKKGQYCFEAMADLEGFIKKAEELGLYVILRPAPYICAEWEFGGFPGWLLKEPGMVLRSSDPVFFDHLASYFDVLLPKIVPHLSSNGGPVIAVQVENEYGAYGNDLQYLNASADLFKKAGIDVLLFTSDGPEFIQHGSMQDAVTTLNFGSRSGEAFAALETFRPNSPKMCAEFWIGWFDHWGGEHHTREAADVAAEYEKMISQGASVNFYMFHGGTNFGFMNGANHYEFYTPTITSYDYDALLTEWGDPGEKYFAVKNVLSKYREVPEENPAPSVKKSYGKVNLDAKMSVFDYISTLEPKTVIAPKPMEELDQNYGYILYKTVITKQGDLEMDTAPIRDRAFIYINGKLERTIYRNDPEKTITLSFPHEENILEVFVENMGRVNYGKHLKDKKGITENLWIGNQYWFHWEVYPLEMDDADFAFIEGKDERYPRFYKGEMTADAPADTFIDLEGWTKGNVWVNGFNLGRYWVTEGPQQRLYVPGPLLKQGKNDILVMELEGNETCCITFTDEPKLG
- a CDS encoding carbohydrate ABC transporter permease, producing the protein MYAILILFMIISIFPFYWMFIGATNESGKMFTNPPTLTPGDQLMTNFQNLNASINIPQVMFNSLFVSLLYVVAALAVCSLAAYALAKFEFKGRNFIFTAFLLSMMIPYQATMIPLFRMMSELNLLNTYFAVIAPQLCYPFAIFLLRQNFLAFPTELIEAARLDGAGELKIFFKVVAPSMRPALAAASIFLFMTQWNNFMWPLVILNDAGMYTFPVALSTLMGLSYIDYGQVMMGVSIATVPIIVFFLVLQKQFISGMLGSAVK